The following coding sequences lie in one Helicoverpa zea isolate HzStark_Cry1AcR chromosome 2, ilHelZeax1.1, whole genome shotgun sequence genomic window:
- the LOC124637572 gene encoding uncharacterized protein LOC124637572: MKFKVSLLVCAIVLNNIRSSTSEYSPATNLRFTPEAVIHQLSEQIRFLIRSGDINNGIPVLDPYEFQWKQLDLAPGQIFSANVNITKAKATGLGNFKLQHFDFSKNDVSIAVHIDIPVLKFNSEYYELNGNVYEAIPIKGQGIADIEIHNTSLWGKIYLKQSDDSKSILLDKIEEPEFSIERIVSRTQFDNNIDGLISSMVEELLADYLTRFNKYIATAYIDKIVGYLNPTLDKFDNWNIIAVLLSDNQDNGGNDNN, from the exons ATGAAATTCAAAGTATCATTGCTAGTGTGTGCAATTGTTTTAAACAACATCAGAAGCTCAACCAGTG aatacaGTCCAGCTACCAACCTTCGCTTTACACCAGAAGCAGTGATCCACCAGCTTTCTGAACAAATAAGGTTCCTGATCAGAAGTGGCGACATTAATAACGGAATACCAGTACTGGACCCTTATGAGTTTCAGTGGAAGCAACTGGACCTGGCACCAGGACAAATATTTAG TGCCAACGTGAATATAACGAAAGCAAAAGCAACAGGATTGGGAAACTTCAAACTTCAGCATTTCGACTTTTCCAAAAATGACGTCTCCATAGCCGTACACATCGACATTCCAGTATTGAAGTTTAATTCAG aATATTATGAGTTGAATGGTAATGTCTATGAAGCAATACCTATAAAAGGACAAGGAATAGCTGA TATTGAAATACACAATACATCGCTGTGGGGCAAAATATATCTGAAGCAGTCGGATGATAGTAAATCCATACTTTTGGACAAAATTGAAGAGCCTGAATTCAGCATCGAACGGATTGTG TCACGCACCCAGTTTGACAACAACATAGACGGCCTCATCAGCTCTATGGTTGAGGAACTCCTGGCCGACTACCTGACGCGCTTCAACAAGTACATAGCCACAGCCTACATAGACAAGATTGTGGGCTACCTGAACCCAACGCTAGACAAGTTTGACAACTGGAACATTATTGCTGTTTTGCTGTCTGA
- the LOC124640086 gene encoding uncharacterized protein LOC124640086, whose translation MWRAVLGLSIFLYVIVSHVTTAPAYYPHKRGPRYTISNGPQTQRQPYIEVRNSTYHGSGPREEARAMCSVKTQEVNATANATITRRLHGVVTSRELHSSIQRLEVIIYGQMQQLWQSLDALRTQLGGNPRANSMYPARNTVSFRYQPHAL comes from the exons ATGTGGAGGGCTGTATTAGGGCTTTCGATTTTCTTGTACGTGATTGTATCACATGTAACTACGGCGCCGGCATATTATCCGCACA AACGTGGCCCAAGGTATACTATATCGAATGGCCCCCAAACGCAGCGTCAGCCTTACATCGAGGTGCGCAATTCGACATACCATGGCAGTGGACCACGCGAGGAGGCTAGGGCCATGTGTTCCGTCAAGACGCAGGAGGTCAACGCTACGGCCAACGCTACCATTACTAGGAGGCTACATGGAGTCGTCACTTCTA GAGAACTCCACAGTTCTATCCAGCGTCTAGAAGTGATAATCTACGGACAAATGCAGCAGCTTTGGCAGAGTTTGGACGCTTTGAGGACGCAGCTAGGCGGCAACCCGCGTGCTAACAGCATGTACCCAGCTAGGAATACCGTGTCTTTCAGATATCAACCGCACGCGCTGTGA